A genomic region of Plasmodium falciparum 3D7 genome assembly, chromosome: 11 contains the following coding sequences:
- a CDS encoding SUMO-activating enzyme subunit 1 — MEKEKIYDRQLRLWGVKAQNRMMKSNVLVVGLSGINIELCKNLILNGINITIIDNNIVDEEDIENIFFLNEHDMKEYMSVPIFKELKSINQLINIKSFIGHINLDTNNIIIEKELMYKDNEIIQEEKIINDCSYDICDYITNYTCVCISCEDYPLYKLTKINEICHEKNIGFFANMCHGKYAFLFSDFGKHIIEESYYKIKNDDNKKGNDNSIEVQYCTLSHFLKVPFSNLDKKTNDIIYYVFALILYEQDKKMNKQNKQIDEQEFLNFYNKLANKTNTQNPTELCKTYKINFSPSCSIMGGVTSQEIRKFISRQHESIPNFCVFDMNQNIVCTSMIK; from the coding sequence ATGGAGAAGGAAAAAATTTATGATCGTCAGCTAAGGCTATGGGGAGTAAAAGCACAAAACAGGATGATGAAATCGAACGTGTTAGTTGTTGGTTTGAGTGGTATAAATATTGAATTATGTAAGAATTTAATTTTGAATGGTATAAATATTACCAtaatagataataatatagttgatgaagaagatatagaaaatatattttttctgaACGAACATGATATGAAGGAATATATGAGTGTACCaatatttaaagaattaaaaagtattaatcaattaattaatataaaatcattTATTGGACATATAAATTTggatacaaataatataataattgaaaaagaattaatgtataaagataatgaaataatccaagaagaaaaaataataaatgattgttcatatgatatatgtgattatataacaaattataCTTGTGTATGTATTTCATGTGAAGATTAtcctttatataaattaacaaaaataaatgaaatatgtcatgaaaaaaatataggatTTTTTGCTAATATGTGTCATGGAAAATatgcttttttattttctgatTTTGGAAAACATATAATTGAAGAatcttattataaaataaaaaatgatgataataaaaaaggtaATGATAATAGTATTGAAGTTCAATATTGTACTCTTTCTCATTTCTTAAAAGTACCCTTCTCAAATTTAGATAAAAAAACTaatgatattatttattatgtttttgcattaatattatatgaacaggataaaaaaatgaataaacaaaataaacaaattgaTGAACAAGAATTCTTAaacttttataataaattagcAAACAAAACAAATACTCAAAATCCTACAGAATTatgtaaaacatataaaattaatttctCACCATCATGTTCTATCATGGGGGGAGTTACTTCTCAAGAAATTAGAAAATTTATATCCAGACAACATGAATCCATACCAAACTTTTGTGTTTTTGATATGAATCAAAATATTGTTTGTACATCAATgattaaatga
- a CDS encoding apicoplast import protein Tic20, putative, whose product MCRFLTYHYILIFCIIIKNVFSFQPSQKVRIYHVNKIHSNNSINLNKTNISSNVKTYYSLRKNNIINFRKRKILAYATLKNQINNIIHGETDVTIFDKLLASISYILPTIDAIQAFVMPLVNILPIWTHKYLFQIERINQIYSSIPFMSFITFMGLYFLFVKENKFKFHYFIRYHHMQSLILSMFGYALSLFYFRVFPYSYNDTDIFNLTILYSTMAIYFGSLIIPFFSSLLGYYIEIPVLSEAIKLHIGEKKNQKEDL is encoded by the exons atgTGTAGGTTTTTaacatatcattatattttaatattttgcattattattaagaatgtattttcttttcaaCCAAGCCAAAAGGTCAGAATTTATCatgttaataaaatacattcGAACAATTCTATAAATTTGAACAAAACAAATATCAGTAGTAATgtaaaaacatattattccttaagaaaaaataatataataaattttagaaaaaggaaaatactAGCATATGCCACCTTAAAAAATCAAATCAATAACATAATTCATGGAGAAACGGATGTAACTATTTTCGACAAGTTATTAGCATCCATAAGTTACATTCTTCCGACAATCGATGCCATTCag GCGTTTGTTATGCCCTTGGTAAATATACTACCAATATGGACTCacaa ATATTTATTTCAAATTGAAAGGATAAATCAGATTTACTCTTCCATCCCCTTTATGTcttttattacatttatgggtttatactttttatttgttaaagaaaataagTTTAAATTCCACTATTTTATTAGATATCATCATATGCAa AGTTTGATATTGTCCATGTTTGGATATGCACTgtccttattttatttccgAGTATTTCCCTACTCCTATAATGACACAGATATTTTTAACTTAACCATTTTATATTCTACTATGGCTATATATTTTGGTTCCTTAATCATTCCCTTCTTCTCATCATTACTTGGATA cTACATAGAAATACCCGTTTTGTCAGAAGCTATTAAATTACACataggagaaaaaaaaaatcaaaaagaaGATTTATAA
- a CDS encoding ras-related protein Rab-6: MDEFQNSGLNKYKLVFLGEQAVGKTSIITRFMYDTFDNNYQSTIGIDFLSKTLYLDEGPVRLQLWDTAGQERFRSLIPSYIRDSAAAIVVYDITNRQSFENTTKWIQDILNERGKDVIIALVGNKTDLGDLRKVTYEEGMQKAQEYNTMFHETSAKAGHNIKVLFKKIASKLPNLDNTNNNEANVVDIQLTNNSNKNDKNMLSKCLC, translated from the exons atggaTGAATTTCAAA acTCGGGactaaataaatacaaactTGTTTTCTTAGGAgaa cAAGCTGTTGGTAAAACATCTATAATTACAAGATTCATGTATGATACCTTTGATAATAATTACCAA tCGACTATTGGTATAGATTTTTTGAGTAAGACATTATATTTGGATGAAGGTCCTGTACGCTTACAATTGTGGGACACTGCAGGTCAGGAAAGATTTCGAAGTTTAATTCCAAGTTATATTAGGGACTCCGCAGCAGCAATTGTTGTATATGATATTACTAATAGACAATCCTTTGAAAATACCACAAAATGGATACAGGATATTTTGAATGAGAGAGGAAAAGATGTTATAATTGCTTTAGTAGGAAATAAAACAGATTTAGGTGATCTTAGAAAAGTTACATATGAAGAAGGAATGCAAAAAGCTCAAGAATATAATACCATGTTTCATGAAACGAGTGCTAAAGCTggacataatataaaagttttgtttaaaaaaattgcATCAAAATTACCAAATTtagataatacaaataataatgaagccAATGTTGTAGATATACAATTAActaataattcaaataaaaatgacaaaAATATGTTAAGTAAATGTTTATGTTAA
- a CDS encoding coatomer subunit gamma, putative, with product MLKSMSIKNKLQKNLLKEYKNDDEKNFVNPHEGDKASILQETRVFSSYPLNTQKCLQILTKILYLINKGDDILTSQECTDIFFSITKLFQSNNERLRRMIYLLIKNLPVSEKEIFIVTSSLTKDMNSANDCYRANAIRVLSKIIDFSLATQIERYLKTAVVDRNPFVSTSALLCGLNLYNNTSSDIVKKWINEVSECINSKHPMIQFHALTLLCSIKNQDKLALEKIINSYTKNSHTLSSSLANCLLIKYASYLIYCTEVHSEMNNNNNILNINNNRNIFNHNIYYNKDTYSQHYPHNNKQNINNTAISSTTNKNHHHNINNNNNNNNNNNTYNNNDHSVNKNKFIHPTTKVCFDYLKNCLKNNKDAIILFECIKCIFELAIYDQEGKNTTTVFNVDILNECIKVCQLFLLSSKIVDKFSIIRQINKLAHHRPYVVSKLNQDIENLLYDNNKSICVLAFTTLLKTGNETSIDKLLNQINNYMTADNTTFKIKIIEEVKNLCFIYPNKCNIILNFLSNNLRDDESYQFKASTIDSIILIITNLPNAEETAILQLCEFIEDCEYHALLLKVIRFLLMHIPKTKNPSKYIRYIYNRLLLENSTIRIDGMYALFYIALKCAENSKDILVLLNCLLADNDDEVRDRTNFFYYMLKEKIKELDTSNKQISNEYEEKLQNNENINEHNNIHYSNNNLIDQLLEYDQNTNIDQLLYFISNHIEKDPKEEFSYQHVKEQIIASNDLNNKDYVSSPFINKKNKTSYNEIPNLTNTNSISNINKYIDLTPDTLYINNMSKYIDMYNLSNINIINKSIPLTESEAEYTVFLKKFIYNQHLVLEFTIHNTLSEQILSNLNVQMHSSENKWTILEKTTIDNLYYNTPQQLYVILKKNIPFEKTDTHNHNNNDTNDQNNHNLQNNVDSFAVNQNFQISLHFLVKENEHDEGFPDSYSINPFSIQIVDFINPKILRHGEFKHIWDSMHNYNAEVVSKFSLNFQNIQQAVVGLLNTLNMVACDQTDYVENNSNNHNMLLSAQFLNDTYVLCKASLILSQQYGCLLKITCRSTNKFLSEHILKSLE from the coding sequence atgcTGAAATCCATGAGTATTAAAAACAAACTACAGAAAAATTTGCTGAAGGAATACAAGAATGACGACGAGAAGAATTTTGTAAATCCCCATGAAGGAGATAAAGCAAGCATATTACAAGAGACAAGGGTGTTTTCTAGTTATCCTTTGAATACACAAAAATGTTTACAAATATTAACgaagatattatatttgataaATAAAGGAGATGATATATTAACAAGTCAGGAATGTacagatatattttttagtatAACGAAATTATTTCAATCGAACAATGAAAGGTTAAGAAggatgatatatttattaataaaaaatttaccCGTAAGTGAAAAGGAAATATTTATAGTAACTAGTTCTTTAACAAAAGATATGAATTCAGCTAATGATTGTTATCGAGCTAATGCTATAAGAGTCTTAAGTAAAATTATTGATTTTTCGCTAGCTACACAAATTGAAAGATATTTAAAAACAGCAGTTGTTGATAGAAATCCATTTGTATCTACGTCAGCATTATTATGTggtttaaatttatataataatacatcatCAGATATTGTTAAGAAATGGATTAATGAAGTTAGTGAATGTATAAATAGTAAACATCCTATGATACAATTTCATGCTCTTACCTTATTATGTTCTATTAAAAATCAAGATAAATTAGCACTCGAAAAAATTATCAACtcttatacaaaaaattcaCACACTCTATCAAGCTCATTAGCTAATTGTCTTCTAATAAAATATGCTTCATATCTAATATATTGTACAGAGGTACATAGCGAAAtgaataacaacaacaatattcttaatattaataataatagaaatatatttaatcataatatatattataataaggaTACATATTCTCAACATTATCCACATAATaacaaacaaaatattaataatactgCTATTAGTAGTACTACTAATAaaaatcatcatcataatattaataataataataataataataataataataatacttataataataacgacCATtctgttaataaaaataaattcataCATCCTACGACCAAAGTATGCTTTGATTATCTTAAAAATTGtctcaaaaataataaagatgcaATTATCTTATTTGAATGTATTAAGTGTATCTTTGAACTAGCCATCTATGATCAAGAAGGAAAAAACACCACCACCGTTTTTAATGtagatattttaaatgaatGTATCAAGGTTTGTCAActgtttttattatcatccaaAATTGTAGATAAATTTTCAATTATTagacaaataaataaacttGCTCATCATCGACCATATGTTGTATCCAAATTAAATCAAGATATTGAAAATCTtctatatgataataataaaagtatatgTGTATTAGCCTTTACTACCCTATTAAAAACAGGAAATGAAACAAGTattgataaattattaaatcaaattaataattacatGACAGCAGATAATACAacattcaaaataaaaattattgaaGAAGTTAAAAAtctttgttttatatatccaaataaatgtaatattatacttAACTTTTTGTCCAATAATTTAAGAGATGATGAATCATACCAATTTAAAGCTAGTACAATCGAttctattattttaataataaccaATTTACCAAATGCCGAAGAAACAGCCATATTACAATTATGTGAATTTATTGAAGATTGTGAATATCAtgctttattattaaaagtcATTAGATTCTTATTAATGCATATACCTAAAACCAAAAACCCATCCaaatatattagatatatatataatcgtCTACTTTTAGAAAACTCAACAATCAGAATTGATGGAATGTATGCCTTATTTTATATAGCTCTAAAATGTGCAGAAAACTCAAAAGATATTCTTGTTCTATTAAATTGTTTACTAGCTGATAATGATGACGAAGTTAGGGATAGAACCAATTTTTTCTACTACATgttaaaggaaaaaattaaagaactAGATACTtctaataaacaaatatcaaatgaatatgaagaaaaattacaaaataacGAAAACATAAacgaacataataatatccattattcaaataataatttaatcgATCAACTCTTGGAATATGATCAAAACACTAATATTGATCAActcttatattttatttcaaatCATATTGAAAAAGATCCTAAGGAAGAATTCTCATACCAACATGTTAAAGAACAAATTATAGCATCAAATGatctaaataataaagattatGTCTCTTCTCCatttattaacaaaaaaaataaaacatcatataatgaaataCCTAATTTAACTAATACTAACTCTATTTCAaatattaacaaatatatagatCTAACACCtgatacattatatataaataatatgtccAAATATATTGACATGTataatttatcaaatattaatataattaataaatcaatACCCTTAACAGAAAGTGAAGCTGAATATACTGTGTTTctcaaaaaatttatttataatcaaCATCTTGTTTTAGAATTTACTATACATAATACATTAAGTGAACAAATTTTATCGAATCTAAATGTACAAATGCATTCATCAGAAAATAAATGGACCATCCTAGAAAAAACAACTAttgataatttatattacaataCACCTCAAcaattatatgttattttaaaaaaaaatataccttTTGAAAAAACGGATACACATAATCACAACAACAATGATACAAATGATCAAAATAATCAcaatttacaaaataatgtCGACTCATTTGCTGTTAATCAAAACTTCCAAATATCATTACATTTCTTAGttaaagaaaatgaacaCGATGAAGGATTCCCTGACTCCTATTCCATTAACCCATTTAGTATACAAATCGTAGATTTTATAAATCCAAAAATATTAAGACATGGTGAATTTAAACATATCTGGGATAGTATGCACAACTACAATGCAGAAGTTGTCAGCAAATTTAGCTTGAACTTTCAAAATATACAACAAGCTGTTGTAGGATTATTAAACACATTAAATATGGTCGCATGTGATCAAACAGATTATGTAGAAAATAACTCAAATAACCATAATATGTTATTGTCAGCACAATTTTTAAACGACACATATGTTTTATGTAAAGCTTCCTTAATATTATCACAACAATATGGATGTTTATTAAAAATCACATGTAGATCTAccaataaatttttatcagAGCATATTTTAAAATCCTTAGAATGA
- a CDS encoding transcription initiation factor IIF subunit beta, putative, which produces MNNSKENDSVSKLSFKNKNIKLIKVPKFVSNKWLQYNNKDIVGLLGCNNNNNNDSEITELYVQKDDSDNVKKLRCNKNNTVNTYILKQNVIKLKSTNKSVSNSAGTLNNKSNDYTNTNKGKNTMNNLSKDNSDKHKEFDYVVCADLIKTCDYTYSFLPTLDQDYSSILKERHYKTNVKKERFTIIETRNEENMDATHTLFKYYTSEDKLNNESKDKNMKNNKRLFTDNDNLNTVSHSTSKQKAKQSKKMHVFDLDKAKISIFKIFEREGQNGVPFSFFTKSFNIPANHIKGILDEIAIKGKRDTDKKTVYFLKNCIG; this is translated from the coding sequence atgaataattcgAAAGAAAATGATTCAGTCTCAAAATTATCATtcaaaaataagaatataaaattaataaaagtaCCTAAGTTTGTATCTAATAAGTGgttacaatataataataaagatattgTAGGTTTGCTTGGatgcaataataataataataatgatagtgAGATTACCGAATTGTATGTTCAGAAAGATGATAGTGACAATGTTAAGAAATTACgttgtaataaaaataatactgtaaatacatatattttaaaacaaaatgtaATAAAGTTAAAAAGTACAAATAAAAGTGTGAGTAATTCGGCAGGTActctaaataataaaagtaatgattatacaaatacaaataaaggAAAGAATACTATGAATAATTTATCGAAAGATAATTCTGATAAACATAAAGAATTTGATTATGTTGTATGTGCAGATCTTATTAAAACTTGTGATTATACTTATTCATTTTTACCAACATTAGATCAAGATTATTCATCAATATTAAAAGAGAGACATTACAAAACGaatgttaaaaaagaaagatttACTATTATAGAAACTAggaatgaagaaaatatggATGCTACACATAccttatttaaatattatacatctGAAGATAAATTGAATAACGAGagtaaagataaaaatatgaaaaataataaaagattatTTACAGACAATGATAACCTGAATACTGTATCTCACTCTACTTCCAAACAAAAAGCGAAACAATCCAAAAAAATGCATGTTTTTGATTTGGATAAAGCAAAAATtagtatttttaaaatattcgaAAGAGAAGGACAGAACGGTGTtcccttttctttttttaccaAAAGTTTTAATATTCCTGCTAATCATATAAAGGGCATTTTAGATGAAATAgcaataaaaggaaaaagggACACAGATAAAAAAACAGTctatttcttaaaaaattGTATTGGGTAA